A single Aythya fuligula isolate bAytFul2 chromosome 21, bAytFul2.pri, whole genome shotgun sequence DNA region contains:
- the LOC116497709 gene encoding basic phospholipase A2 homolog — protein MNSLLVLALLPADFPPGSSLAGGNLWDLQKMLTKVTGRNAILYYSFYGCYCGLGGRGRPKDATDRCCQLHDTCYDGLLRHGCDAKKQRYRYSWHGGSPTCHRDSWCAQLSCECDRSLGLCLRSSRRSYSKRYRLYPRYRCR, from the exons ATGAACTCCCTCCTCGTGCTGGCCCTGCT CCCCGCTGATTTTCCCCCAGGCTCATCCCTGGCCGGTGGGAACCTCTGGGATCTGCAGAAGATGCTCACAAAGGTGACCGGGAGAAACGCCATCCTGTACTACTCCTTCTACGGCTGCTACTGTGGCCTGGGTGGCCGCGGACGGCCCAAGGACGCCACAGACAG gtgctgccagctgcacGACACCTGCTACGACGGCCTCCTGCGCCACGGCTGCGATGCCAAGAAGCAGCGCTACCGCTACAGCTGGCACGGCGGCAGCCCCACCTGCC ATCGGGACTCCTGGTGTGCCCAGCTCTCCTGCGAGTGCGACcgcagcctggggctgtgcctgaGGAGCAGCCGGCGGAGCTACAGCAAGCGCTACCGCCTGTACCCCCGCTACAGGTGCAGGTga
- the LOC116497489 gene encoding phospholipase A2, membrane associated-like: MRNLLLALLLACGLQPARGSVLELERMIKAVTGKSALLSYSWYGCFCGIGGRGTPVDATDSCCRAHDCCYRRLRENKCSPLITPYQFEVTDGDITCGNEQSWCKRETCLCDKAVASCFAGALPSYNPSYRFYFKLRCRGSKLQC, from the exons ATGAGGAATCTGCTGctcgccctgctgctggcttgcG GGCTACAGCCAGCGCGTGGCAGCGTTCTGGAGCTGGAGCGCATGATCAAGGCAGTCACGGGGAAGAGCGCGCTGCTCTCCTACAGCTGGTACGGCTGCTTCTGCGGCATCGGGGGCAGAGGCACCCCGGTGGACGCCACCGACAG CTGCTGCCGTGCCCACGACTGCTGCTACAGGAGGCTGCGAGAGAATAAGTGCAGCCCCCTGATAACCCCCTACCAATTTGAGGTCACCGATGGGGACATCACCTGCG GTAACGAGCAGAGCTGGTGCAAGAGAGAGACCTGCCTGTGCGACAAGGCGGTGGCGTCGTGCTTCGCTGGCGCTCTGCCGTCCTACAATCCGTCCTACCGCTTCTACTTCAAGCTGAGATGCCGAGGGAGCAAGCTCCAGTGCTGA
- the UBXN10 gene encoding UBX domain-containing protein 10, with protein MATAALLNSAPAHCYVPPSTAAPFFQPVAAAMHVTRPKSAKGRTRSAFSYSGAFPCRVPSSPAAPHEFGSSPRASSTHPPFPPGHVSPEEIPELLQQVPLRSSSSLNKYRVLPSIGRKDAAAEPSSQHEASWGQEGAQQSPAPSGERGSARGLAGIHIPGEGNSCAQRPPEKPGGQTRRESSSLSPKNLEEALQKQPRLLLAVRSPSGQRFEHCFKPTDSLQTVLSVAEQKTAAKYERCSIETTEVPRRSFPDLSRTLQECGILPRSVLCIRQAERHEAEL; from the coding sequence ATGGCCACAGCAGCTCTTCTGAACTCAGCACCAGCTCACTGCTACGTCCCTCCGAGCACCGCAGCCCCTTTCTTTCAGCCAGTTGCCGCCGCCATGCACGTCACCCGGCCAAAATCTGCCAAGGGACGCACGAGGTCGGCCTTCAGTTACTCCGGAGCCTTCCCCTGCAGAGTGCCATCgtcaccagcagctccccacgAGTTCgggagcagccccagagccTCGTCCACTCACCCGCCGTTCCCACCCGGCCACGTGTCGCCGGAGGAGATCCCCGAGCTCCTGCAGCAAGTGCCTCTGAGGAGCTCCTCCTCGCTCAACAAGTACCGGGTGCTCCCCTCCATCGGCAGAAAGGACGCGGCGGCAGAGCCGAGCAGCCAGCACGAGGcgagctgggggcaggagggtgctcagcaaagcccagctccttctgggGAACGAGGATCTGCCAGAGGGCTGGCAGGAATTCACATCCCTGGTGAAGGAAACTCGTGTGCTCAGCGTCCCCCCGAGAAGCCGGGAGGGCAAACGAGACGGGAGAGCTCCTCGTTGTCACCCAAAAATTTGGAAGAAGCGCTGCAAAAACAGCCCCGGCTGCTGCTTGCCGTTCGGTCCCCCTCCGGTCAGAGATTTGAGCACTGCTTCAAGCCCACAGACAGCCTCCAGACCGTGCTGAGCGtggcagaacagaaaacagcagccaaATATGAGCGCTGCAGCATCGAGACCACGGAGGTGCCGCGCCGCAGCTTCCCCGACCTCAGCCGGACCCTGCAGGAGTGCGGGATCCTCCCCAGGTCCGTGCTGTGCATCCGCCAGGCCGAGCGGCACGAGGCAGAGCTGTGA
- the LOC116497612 gene encoding ATP-dependent RNA helicase DDX19B: protein MATDSWALAVDEQEAAAESLSSLHLKEEKAKPDSNGAVVKVDDNVEKTEDEEKEDRATQSLLNKLIRSNLVDTTNQVEVLQRDPTSPLYSVKSFEELRLKPQLLQGVYAMGFNRPSKIQENALPMMLAEPPQNLIAQSQSGTGKTAAFVLAMLSRVEPGNKYPQCLCLSPTYELALQTGKVIEQMGKFYPELKLAYAVRGNKLERGQKISEQIVIGTPGTVLDWCSKLKFIDPKKIKVFVLDEADVMIATQGHQDQSIRIQRMLPRDCQMLLFSATFEDSVWKFAQKVVPDPNIIKLKREEETLDTIKQYYVLCNNRDEKFQALCNIYGAITIAQAMIFCHTRKTAGWLAAELSKEGHQVALLSGEMMVEQRAAVIERFREGKEKVLVTTNVCARGIDVEQVSVVINFDLPVDKDGNPDNETYLHRIGRTGRFGKRGLAINMVDSKHSMNILNRIQEHFNKKINKLDTDDLDEIEKITN, encoded by the exons atGGCCACCGACTCGTGGGCCCTGGCCGTGGACGAgcaggaggcggcggcggagtCG ctcagcagcttgcacctgaaggaggagaaagccAAGCCGGATTCCAACG GTGCTGTCGTCAAGGTGGACGACAACGTTGAGAAGACAGAGGATGAGGAGAAAG aggaCAGAGCCACCCAGTCCTTGCTCAACAAGCTGATCCGCAGCAACCTGGTGGACACCACCAACCAGGTGGAGGTGCTGCAGAGGGACCCCACCTCGCCGCTCTACTCCGTCAAGTCTTTCGAGGAGCTGCGCTT gaaaCCGCAGCTCCTGCAAGGAGTTTATGCCATGGGCTTCAACAGACCATCAAAAATACAAGAGAACGCCCTGCCCATGATGCTTGCTGAACC CCCGCAGAATCTGATCGCGCAGTCTCAGTCCGGTACTGGCAAGACGGCTGCCTTCGTCCTCGCCATGCTCAGCCGCGTCGAACCCGGGAACAAGTACCCACAG TGTTTGTGCCTTTCCCCAACGTACGAGCTGGCACTTCAGACGGGAAAAGTGATCGAACAGATGGGAAAGTTTTACCCGGAGCTGAAGCTCGCGTATGCTGTGCGAGGCAATAAAT TGGAGAGAGGTCAGAAGATCTCTGAGCAGATTGTAATCGGCACGCCTGGCACTGTGCTGGACTGGTGCTCCAAGCTGAAATTCATAGACCCCAAGAAAATCAAGGTGTTCGTCTTAGACGAGGCTGATGTGATGATAGCAACCCAGGGCCATCAGGATCAGAGCATTCGCATTCAGAG GATGCTCCCCAGGGACTGCCagatgcttctgttttcagcaaCTTTTGAGGATTCCGTGTGGAAGTTTGCTCAAAAAGTTGTTCCTGACCCAAACATTATCAAGCTGAAACGAGAAGAGGAGACGCTGGACACTATTAAGCAGTATTATGTTCTGTGCAATAACAGAGATGAGAAGTTCCAGGCTCTCTGTAATATCTATGGCGCTATCACCATTGCCCAGGCCATGATCTTCTGCCAC ACTCGGAAGACGGCTGGCTGGCTGGCGGCGGAGCTGTCGAAGGAAGGCCACCAGGTGGCATTGCTCAGTGGGGAAATGATGGTGGAGCAGCGAGCTGCCGTCATAGAGCGCTTCCGAGAGGGCAAAGAGAAGGTGCTGGTGACCACGAACGTCTGTGCCAGAG GGATTGATGTAGAGCAGGTCTCTGTTGTTATCAATTTTGACCTTCCTGTGGATAAAGATGGAAATCCTGATAACGAGACTTACCTGCACCGGATCGGGCGCACAGGTCGCTTTGGCAAGCGAGGACTGGCTATCAACATGGTGGACAGCAAGCACAGCATGAATATTCTCAACAGAATCCAGGAACACTTCA acaaaaagataaacaaattGGACACTGACGACTTGGATGAAATCGAGAAGATAACTAACTGA